In Alistipes ihumii AP11, a genomic segment contains:
- a CDS encoding DUF5675 family protein, with protein sequence MKLTLKRIALKPAYTIGHLYIDGQKVCDTIEDTVRDLNKNGVFDNGEKKVYAETAIPYGTYDITLKVQSPKYKDKAQYKFCDGYLPRLLDVPHFDGILIHIGNTAKDSAGCILVGENKEVGKVLNSTATFRKVYEILKAASDRGEPIKIEIV encoded by the coding sequence ATGAAACTTACACTCAAACGAATTGCCCTGAAACCGGCCTACACTATCGGCCATTTATATATCGACGGGCAGAAAGTATGCGACACTATTGAGGACACCGTGCGAGACCTGAACAAAAACGGGGTCTTTGACAACGGGGAAAAGAAAGTGTACGCCGAAACCGCTATCCCATACGGGACATACGACATCACGCTGAAAGTACAGTCGCCGAAGTACAAAGACAAGGCGCAGTACAAGTTCTGCGACGGATACTTGCCGAGACTGCTTGACGTTCCCCATTTCGACGGCATCCTAATCCACATCGGGAACACGGCAAAGGACAGCGCAGGATGCATCTTGGTCGGCGAAAACAAAGAGGTCGGCAAGGTACTGAACTCGACGGCCACGTTCCGTAAGGTGTACGAGATACTCAAAGCAGCCTCCGACAGAGGGGAGCCTATCAAAATCGAAATCGTATGA
- a CDS encoding tetratricopeptide repeat protein, with translation MGAFFYFILFGLVVAVIGGVLQGIHNSKRQSPPPLNKKFSLGGSITREQLSHIQAENRKRGTALQHCVELNNRGIAYEKMGKIEDAIATYEINISIGYTAHHAYKRLMILYRKQKDYHNERRVIIRALEVFPAEMEYLDRLRKVEYLILKSGI, from the coding sequence ATGGGCGCATTCTTCTATTTCATATTATTCGGGTTGGTTGTCGCCGTTATCGGCGGCGTGTTGCAAGGCATCCACAACTCAAAGCGTCAATCCCCACCTCCTCTAAACAAAAAATTTAGCCTCGGAGGTTCAATCACACGGGAACAATTATCCCATATTCAAGCAGAGAACCGCAAGCGTGGAACAGCTCTCCAACATTGTGTAGAACTCAACAACAGGGGTATTGCCTATGAAAAAATGGGGAAAATAGAAGATGCCATAGCCACGTATGAAATCAATATATCCATCGGTTATACAGCCCACCACGCATACAAACGATTGATGATATTATACCGGAAACAGAAAGATTACCACAACGAAAGGCGAGTAATTATAAGGGCGTTAGAGGTATTCCCTGCGGAAATGGAATACCTCGACCGGTTGAGAAAAGTCGAATATTTAATCTTAAAATCAGGTATATAA
- a CDS encoding metallophosphoesterase, whose protein sequence is MNYKFDGSKVYFTSDTHFYHSNIIGFCKRPFKNVEDMNETLIENWNRVVGQDDIVFHLGDFCMGGSHEWTKILNRLNGKIYLVLGNHDLKNIRQGYTSRFELTSMQMHIEVDKQKIYLNHCPLLCYGGAYGNTWQLFGHVHTSKYNTGKDASRLDMLFPTQYDVGVDNNDFTPVSFAQVKRIIQKQIEQSNKKQ, encoded by the coding sequence ATGAATTACAAATTTGACGGAAGCAAGGTCTATTTTACATCGGACACGCACTTTTATCATTCGAATATCATTGGCTTTTGCAAGAGGCCATTCAAGAATGTAGAAGATATGAATGAAACACTGATCGAAAATTGGAACCGGGTAGTTGGTCAAGATGATATCGTGTTTCATCTGGGGGATTTTTGCATGGGAGGATCCCATGAATGGACCAAGATTCTTAACAGACTGAATGGGAAAATCTATCTTGTTCTCGGTAATCATGATCTAAAAAATATCAGGCAAGGATACACCAGCAGGTTTGAATTGACAAGCATGCAAATGCACATAGAAGTCGATAAGCAGAAAATCTACCTGAACCACTGTCCGCTCCTCTGTTATGGAGGTGCTTACGGGAATACGTGGCAACTGTTCGGGCACGTGCATACGAGCAAATATAACACGGGAAAAGACGCTTCACGACTGGATATGCTCTTTCCGACGCAATATGATGTGGGAGTGGATAATAATGACTTTACTCCGGTCTCATTCGCGCAGGTAAAAAGGATAATCCAAAAGCAGATTGAACAATCAAATAAAAAACAGTAA
- a CDS encoding metallophosphoesterase: MKIQYMSDLHFEFRENSRYIKHNEFPVTGDILVLAGDIFYLKDRVAPLGNFWKWASKNYRQVLIVPGNHEYYNYCDVMERGLQWRWMFKENVGYYQNQVLRIDDTDFIMSTLWSHIEPADEYFVWKGLNDFRQTLYKGKLLQTEAYNQMHDFCLGHIKKSLAESTAKHIVVVTHHLPTLQAVASQHKGSVLNSAFATEYEELIASSRIDAWIYGHSHTNIDTEIGSTKVISNQMGYVFENEHVINGFDPGKFLTI, from the coding sequence ATGAAAATACAATACATGAGCGATCTGCATTTTGAGTTCCGGGAGAACAGCAGATACATAAAACATAACGAATTCCCGGTAACGGGCGATATACTCGTATTGGCCGGAGACATTTTCTATCTGAAAGACAGAGTGGCTCCTTTGGGGAATTTCTGGAAATGGGCTTCTAAAAACTATAGGCAGGTTCTTATTGTTCCCGGGAACCACGAGTATTACAATTATTGTGATGTGATGGAACGGGGGTTACAATGGCGATGGATGTTCAAAGAGAATGTCGGTTATTATCAAAATCAGGTATTGAGAATAGACGATACCGATTTCATAATGAGCACACTCTGGTCGCATATCGAACCGGCAGACGAATATTTTGTTTGGAAAGGACTTAACGATTTCCGTCAGACCTTGTATAAAGGGAAACTGCTCCAAACGGAAGCATATAATCAGATGCATGACTTCTGTTTAGGTCATATCAAAAAAAGTCTTGCCGAAAGTACGGCAAAACATATAGTGGTCGTGACTCACCACCTGCCTACTTTGCAGGCTGTTGCTTCTCAGCATAAAGGTTCCGTATTGAACAGTGCATTTGCTACTGAATATGAAGAACTGATAGCCAGCAGTAGGATCGATGCATGGATTTACGGTCATTCACATACCAATATCGACACGGAAATCGGGAGTACAAAAGTGATTAGCAACCAGATGGGATATGTATTTGAAAACGAACATGTAATCAACGGATTTGATCCGGGGAAATTTTTAACCATTTGA
- a CDS encoding UvrD-helicase domain-containing protein produces MPFATDEEIKIAHDILLKGKKQFDISRVNIIKEDRSCYVQASPGSGKTTVLLAKLIILANKMPLPEGKGVCVLTHTNVAIDEIKAKLGQKADVLFSYPNFFGTIQAFLHKYIAAAALHYFYGSQIAYVDDDVANAVFLKKYSKLPFRESKLRRQVFAQIVSKEHIIDAAEIEALGGVDRLMAANVIKKKGKRIVKYDFQLAGYNLDNIPHEYKSLIRAKKDKILNSQGKEIVLSFKIDWDNRQIKTNSRPIAMTSGAGSEYMKIKEEMFGEGILSFQDAYDLAFRYIREKSLNFSRFSDKRFKYLFIDEVQDCDNQQVALIQKIFDENKVVIQRFGDYCQAIYERDESSGPENDRLKDEQVLYIRNSNRFGEKIAKPLRTLCIEDNHQLIGNEEVPSIKPIIIAYEDPLSVLPKYAELLNSILIPEMDNRSVLEIANKERQEDPLHRVNVKACGWVGKKGANDQKRFIESYFPAFERKNARLRTEGDSFNDFILKKEHRYVKDYVISIIQGILKFLDLCDIRNGNRRYTKASLLEFLSANNIEQKENFLKDVMNWALLIINSNSDNDIQSLKEAIYQYMTTTILPLYGKSVTRDARNFFNVIGEGIHEAPVAEHGNIYHGDKIDIEVATVHSVKGETHAATLYLETFYDRHHESDRLSEQFKGIAYTRADKKVLSSLRVIYVGMSRPRYLLCVAIQKDRFDNMDCRELREIWDVVKV; encoded by the coding sequence ATGCCATTTGCTACTGACGAAGAAATAAAAATCGCACACGATATTCTATTGAAAGGCAAGAAACAGTTCGATATCTCTAGGGTAAATATTATCAAGGAGGATCGCAGTTGCTATGTCCAGGCAAGTCCTGGAAGTGGCAAAACAACGGTATTGTTGGCCAAGTTGATTATTCTTGCCAATAAAATGCCTCTGCCTGAAGGAAAGGGCGTATGTGTGTTGACACATACTAATGTTGCCATTGATGAAATAAAGGCAAAGCTGGGACAAAAAGCCGATGTACTTTTCAGCTACCCTAATTTTTTTGGAACCATACAAGCCTTTCTTCATAAATACATTGCAGCAGCCGCACTTCATTATTTTTATGGTAGTCAAATAGCATATGTGGACGATGATGTGGCCAATGCTGTGTTTCTAAAGAAATATAGCAAATTACCCTTCCGTGAAAGTAAACTTAGGAGACAGGTATTTGCGCAAATCGTTTCAAAGGAGCATATTATTGATGCTGCTGAAATAGAAGCGTTAGGTGGCGTGGATAGGTTGATGGCTGCCAACGTGATTAAAAAGAAGGGAAAGAGAATTGTTAAATACGATTTTCAATTAGCAGGATATAATTTGGATAATATTCCACATGAATACAAATCTTTGATTCGAGCAAAGAAAGATAAGATTCTAAATAGTCAAGGAAAAGAAATCGTTCTCTCGTTTAAAATTGATTGGGATAATCGCCAGATAAAGACTAATTCTCGCCCAATTGCAATGACTTCTGGCGCAGGCTCTGAATATATGAAGATAAAAGAGGAAATGTTCGGCGAAGGCATTTTATCCTTTCAAGATGCTTATGATTTGGCATTTCGGTATATTCGGGAGAAGAGTCTCAATTTCAGTAGGTTTTCAGACAAAAGATTTAAATATTTGTTTATAGACGAAGTTCAGGACTGTGACAATCAGCAAGTAGCCCTCATACAAAAGATATTTGATGAAAATAAAGTAGTCATTCAGCGTTTTGGAGATTACTGCCAAGCTATTTATGAGAGAGATGAAAGTAGCGGACCTGAAAATGATAGGTTGAAAGATGAGCAAGTATTATATATACGCAACAGCAACCGCTTCGGAGAAAAAATTGCCAAACCGTTGCGGACATTATGTATTGAGGATAATCATCAACTTATAGGAAATGAAGAAGTTCCATCTATAAAACCCATTATTATTGCTTATGAGGATCCCTTGTCTGTCCTTCCCAAATATGCAGAATTGCTCAACTCTATATTAATCCCAGAGATGGACAATCGTTCTGTTTTGGAAATCGCGAATAAAGAGAGACAAGAAGACCCATTGCATAGAGTAAATGTTAAAGCTTGTGGATGGGTAGGTAAAAAAGGTGCTAATGATCAAAAAAGATTTATAGAATCGTACTTCCCAGCATTTGAAAGGAAAAATGCAAGACTCAGAACGGAAGGTGATTCTTTCAATGATTTTATACTCAAAAAAGAACATAGATATGTTAAAGATTATGTCATATCCATCATTCAGGGTATATTAAAGTTTTTGGATTTATGCGATATAAGAAATGGTAACCGGCGTTACACCAAGGCATCTTTATTAGAATTCTTGTCAGCGAATAATATTGAGCAGAAAGAGAACTTTCTAAAAGATGTCATGAATTGGGCTTTACTTATAATAAATAGTAATAGCGACAATGATATACAATCCTTAAAAGAAGCTATTTATCAGTACATGACAACAACTATACTGCCTTTGTATGGAAAAAGCGTAACACGTGATGCCCGCAACTTCTTTAATGTTATAGGAGAAGGGATTCACGAAGCACCTGTTGCTGAGCATGGGAATATTTACCACGGGGATAAGATAGATATAGAGGTGGCTACAGTCCATTCTGTAAAAGGAGAAACTCATGCTGCAACGCTCTACTTAGAAACATTTTATGATAGACATCATGAATCAGATCGTTTATCTGAACAATTTAAAGGTATAGCATATACAAGAGCCGATAAGAAAGTACTCAGCAGTTTAAGAGTTATTTATGTCGGCATGAGCCGTCCTCGTTATCTGTTGTGCGTTGCCATACAGAAGGATAGATTTGATAATATGGATTGTCGTGAACTGAGAGAGATTTGGGACGTGGTTAAAGTTTGA
- a CDS encoding ATP-dependent nuclease, with protein MYLSILRLWNFRKYCAGADNKPGLEIHFQKGVNVLIGENDSGKTAIVDAIRYVLRTQSGEFIQFEDKDFYQDSDGNRKDEFKIECVFDGLNEQDAGLFWEWLSWSEDKTKYLLKVWLYVKRKDNVIMPTFSAGTEGQTDRMDSEARELLKVVYFKPLRDALTDMTHGYKSRLAQILGAHELFKTKKDAHGSITKHKLETDYEHLKREIENYFKVGGNGQSITDEINSFLKDHFLLNGDARKAEVKLTGGELTEILRLLDLIMEGNKSGLGTLNLLCIAAEMLLFNNQKKGLKLALVEELEAHLHPQYQLRLIEYISSQQKNGQFILSTHSITLASKMKIANLIVLKGKEALPMSSEYTLMRPADYKFLERFLDATKANLFFAKGLIMVEGDTENLLIPAIAQLIGKNLYQYGVSVVNVGSTAYKRYVSIFKRKDDKSFGMPIAVVSDLDVRALEYYDDNSKDRRTPKYWLRDTLRPELEKISAEVNYDAMATIFGSKSAFEKEVKLHKTENFRPVVETMNRMKVVLTDDKKTVLDEEMLAQIRKEKTKRLESDINADRIKIFLPQAWTLEYELAGSGLYRLLATAIKAAQKEEIDPEQEVTDDILKGIWNEVITDYPEGHTPTKEEAYKIFKPLNEGTVSKAITSQYLSGMLAGELPPTSVGTVDTNEVKRIVKTDEKLKYLVDAIKHVTE; from the coding sequence ATGTATCTTTCCATTCTTAGACTCTGGAATTTCAGGAAATATTGCGCTGGTGCAGATAACAAACCGGGACTAGAAATTCATTTTCAGAAAGGCGTAAATGTGTTGATTGGTGAAAATGATTCCGGGAAAACAGCCATAGTAGATGCCATACGTTATGTACTGAGAACTCAAAGTGGAGAATTTATTCAATTTGAAGACAAAGATTTCTATCAAGATTCTGATGGAAACAGAAAAGATGAATTTAAAATAGAATGTGTATTTGACGGGTTAAATGAGCAGGATGCTGGTTTATTCTGGGAATGGTTGTCGTGGAGTGAAGACAAGACAAAATATTTATTAAAAGTATGGCTATACGTTAAGCGAAAAGATAACGTAATAATGCCTACTTTCTCCGCAGGAACCGAAGGACAAACTGATAGGATGGATTCTGAAGCAAGGGAACTTCTAAAAGTAGTATATTTTAAGCCACTTAGAGATGCGCTCACAGACATGACTCACGGTTACAAGTCAAGGCTGGCACAAATCCTTGGTGCACACGAACTTTTCAAAACGAAGAAAGACGCCCACGGCAGCATCACAAAACATAAACTTGAAACAGATTACGAACATCTGAAAAGAGAAATAGAGAACTATTTCAAGGTTGGTGGTAATGGCCAAAGTATCACAGACGAAATCAATAGTTTTTTAAAAGATCATTTTCTGCTGAATGGTGACGCACGGAAAGCTGAAGTCAAGCTAACTGGAGGGGAATTGACAGAAATATTGAGACTGCTCGATCTGATTATGGAAGGTAATAAATCGGGGCTTGGTACACTTAACTTACTATGTATAGCAGCAGAAATGCTACTCTTTAATAATCAGAAGAAAGGATTGAAGTTGGCGCTTGTAGAAGAATTAGAGGCACATCTTCATCCTCAGTATCAATTGAGGCTGATTGAATACATTTCTTCTCAGCAGAAAAATGGACAATTTATTCTTTCCACTCATAGCATTACATTGGCCTCAAAAATGAAGATTGCAAATTTGATTGTGCTGAAAGGGAAGGAAGCATTGCCAATGTCGTCGGAATATACGTTGATGAGGCCTGCTGACTACAAATTTTTAGAACGATTCCTTGATGCTACAAAGGCCAACTTGTTTTTTGCCAAAGGGCTAATCATGGTAGAGGGGGATACTGAAAATCTACTAATACCTGCTATAGCTCAATTGATTGGTAAAAATCTTTATCAATACGGTGTATCTGTTGTGAATGTGGGAAGTACAGCGTATAAGAGATATGTTAGTATATTCAAACGCAAGGATGATAAATCATTTGGGATGCCTATAGCCGTTGTTTCTGATCTTGATGTCAGAGCTCTTGAATATTACGATGACAATAGTAAAGATCGAAGAACGCCGAAATATTGGTTGAGAGATACTCTGAGGCCTGAGTTGGAGAAGATCTCTGCCGAAGTGAATTATGATGCTATGGCAACTATTTTCGGAAGTAAATCTGCTTTTGAGAAAGAAGTTAAATTGCACAAAACAGAAAATTTCAGGCCTGTTGTTGAAACAATGAATCGCATGAAAGTTGTCTTGACAGATGATAAAAAGACTGTCTTGGATGAAGAAATGTTGGCGCAGATCAGGAAAGAAAAGACAAAACGGTTAGAGAGTGACATCAATGCGGATAGGATAAAAATATTTCTGCCCCAAGCATGGACATTGGAGTATGAACTTGCTGGTAGTGGTTTGTATAGGTTGCTGGCAACAGCGATAAAAGCTGCCCAAAAAGAAGAAATCGACCCGGAGCAGGAAGTAACTGACGATATCTTAAAGGGTATCTGGAATGAGGTTATAACCGATTATCCGGAAGGACATACACCAACCAAAGAAGAGGCATATAAGATTTTTAAACCCTTAAATGAAGGGACTGTCAGCAAAGCCATTACTTCGCAGTATTTATCGGGAATGCTTGCTGGAGAATTACCTCCCACTAGTGTTGGAACAGTAGATACTAATGAGGTAAAACGCATCGTTAAAACTGACGAGAAACTTAAATATCTGGTGGATGCGATCAAACATGTTACAGAATAA
- a CDS encoding Fic family protein — translation MKYLNIKKALTAWQNLQPLSEKDRERLSRRFTVDFNYNSNHIEGNTLTYGQTEILLLFGKVIGEADVRDVQEMTASNVGLRMMTEEATVKGVPLTQNFIRTLHKTILREDYTVYRDLPGGMQTSYVIHAGQYKTRPNSVITRYGDRFEYASPEETPGLMGDLVDWYNTAEQEGKLSPVELAALFHYRYIRIHPFEDGNGRIARLLVNYILTRHDYPMIVVRSRKKSEYLEALHQADLEVGPVPSDGAHAGIKDIRPFLKYFNDLVATEVYNDVLFVSERSENVWWYDGERIAFRTPNYTKILNAMRTQPTLTFADMKEETGISVAAIQKLLDQLISKKYVERGEKEGSWRVFVSQ, via the coding sequence ATGAAGTATCTTAATATAAAGAAAGCGTTGACTGCATGGCAGAATTTGCAGCCGCTGTCGGAGAAGGATAGGGAAAGGCTCAGTCGCCGTTTTACTGTGGATTTCAATTACAACAGTAATCATATTGAGGGTAATACGTTGACTTATGGCCAGACGGAAATATTGCTACTTTTCGGCAAGGTGATTGGGGAGGCAGACGTGCGTGACGTACAAGAAATGACCGCGAGCAACGTAGGCCTGCGAATGATGACGGAAGAGGCTACGGTGAAGGGAGTGCCATTAACACAGAATTTTATCCGGACATTGCATAAAACCATATTACGAGAAGATTATACTGTTTATCGAGATTTGCCTGGTGGTATGCAGACGAGTTATGTAATTCATGCCGGCCAGTATAAGACTCGGCCTAACAGTGTTATCACCCGATATGGGGACAGATTCGAATATGCCTCACCTGAGGAGACACCCGGACTGATGGGAGACTTAGTGGACTGGTATAATACAGCAGAACAAGAAGGGAAACTATCTCCAGTAGAGTTGGCCGCACTGTTTCACTACCGTTATATACGCATTCATCCTTTCGAGGACGGTAACGGTCGAATTGCCCGGCTGTTGGTCAATTACATCCTAACGCGCCACGACTATCCAATGATTGTGGTTCGTAGTCGTAAAAAGAGCGAATATCTGGAAGCTTTACATCAGGCTGATCTTGAAGTAGGTCCTGTTCCTAGTGATGGAGCCCATGCAGGGATCAAGGATATCCGTCCTTTTTTGAAATATTTCAATGACTTGGTGGCTACAGAAGTGTATAATGATGTGCTGTTTGTGAGCGAGAGGAGTGAGAATGTGTGGTGGTATGATGGGGAACGGATTGCATTCCGAACGCCCAATTATACAAAAATTCTGAACGCTATGCGAACACAACCCACTCTGACGTTTGCAGACATGAAAGAGGAAACAGGTATCAGTGTTGCGGCCATTCAGAAGTTGTTGGATCAATTGATTTCAAAAAAGTATGTGGAGCGAGGCGAGAAGGAAGGGAGCTGGAGAGTGTTTGTGTCGCAATAA
- a CDS encoding plasmid mobilization protein, producing the protein MKEDIFNTSDSSKETRNVFIGAKVTPTQKEHIKSLAAKCGMTVSDYLLSCAYNFKPKARLTKEEAALLQNLDDCRSDLVKYTSALHGMSTKQRMAMFNQIPFMVGWLKELGNVAESVCQFLNAVKEKNKIPSNPKSEEE; encoded by the coding sequence ATGAAAGAAGATATTTTCAATACATCGGACTCCTCGAAAGAGACAAGAAACGTCTTCATCGGGGCAAAAGTAACTCCTACTCAGAAGGAGCATATAAAATCACTGGCTGCAAAATGCGGTATGACCGTAAGCGATTACCTATTGTCGTGTGCCTATAACTTCAAGCCCAAAGCAAGGCTCACGAAAGAAGAGGCGGCCCTGTTACAGAATCTGGACGATTGTCGGTCTGACCTCGTAAAGTACACCTCGGCACTGCACGGAATGTCCACAAAACAACGCATGGCAATGTTCAATCAGATTCCGTTCATGGTCGGCTGGCTCAAGGAACTTGGCAATGTGGCCGAAAGTGTCTGTCAGTTCCTGAATGCGGTAAAAGAGAAGAACAAAATTCCGTCTAACCCAAAATCCGAAGAAGAATGA
- a CDS encoding helix-turn-helix domain-containing protein — translation MTKNTMGTKLPRKLVQKMSIVGEQIKLARLRRNLSVVQIAERATCSPLTVSRIEKGIPTVAIGIYLRVLYALQLDDDILWLAREDKLGKALQDLSLKTRKRASKKE, via the coding sequence ATGACAAAGAATACAATGGGAACCAAACTGCCTCGAAAATTGGTGCAGAAGATGTCGATTGTAGGAGAGCAGATTAAACTAGCTCGTTTGCGCAGGAATTTGAGTGTGGTTCAGATTGCAGAACGTGCTACTTGCTCTCCGTTGACCGTGTCCCGAATAGAGAAAGGTATACCAACAGTAGCAATCGGAATTTACTTGCGAGTGTTGTATGCTTTGCAGCTTGACGATGATATTCTGTGGTTAGCCAGAGAAGACAAATTGGGAAAAGCTTTGCAGGATTTGAGTTTGAAGACAAGGAAACGAGCTTCAAAAAAGGAATAG
- a CDS encoding ATP-binding protein yields the protein MKFVDRIDEAARLKDALAREKSSLVVMYGRRRLGKSTLIKRVLSDTDVYFLADRSEGQHQRILLAKVIAQVFPDFDKLTYPDWESIFRAVNYRTDKRFTLCLDEFPYLVEQSPELPSVLQKLVDEKQLKYNLVLCGSSQNMMYGLFLDSTAPLYGRADEIMRLAPIRLPYIQEALLLNAMNAIEEYAVWGGVPRYWELRENRSSLDDALWRNILSVNGTLYEEPIKLFQDDVKDIVKTSTIMSYIGTGANRLSEIAARCNEPATNLSRPLKKLIDLGFLEKDVPFGIDEKNAKKSLYKIADPFMAFYYQFVVPNRSFIEFGRRLPIEQALTAHFSEYVSMQWEKLCRDAVTGNLVNGIVYGKAKRWWGSVLNEDKKPEQVEFDVMAESLDKKYLLVGECKWTTQENGKQLTAELLRKANLLPFAKNYTVVPVLFLKNAPKDDAGNTMLPKYIIELMR from the coding sequence ATGAAATTCGTTGATAGAATAGATGAAGCTGCACGATTAAAGGATGCTCTTGCAAGAGAGAAGTCCTCATTAGTCGTGATGTACGGTCGCAGACGGTTGGGTAAGTCAACGCTTATCAAAAGGGTGTTGTCGGATACGGATGTTTATTTCCTTGCCGATCGTTCTGAAGGCCAACACCAAAGGATATTGCTTGCAAAAGTGATAGCACAGGTGTTTCCAGATTTCGACAAATTGACATATCCAGATTGGGAATCTATATTTCGTGCGGTCAATTATCGAACAGACAAGCGTTTTACTCTATGTTTGGATGAATTTCCGTATCTTGTAGAGCAATCACCAGAGCTGCCGTCTGTATTGCAGAAACTTGTTGATGAGAAGCAGTTGAAGTATAACCTGGTACTTTGCGGTTCATCACAAAATATGATGTATGGGTTGTTCCTTGATTCTACTGCACCTCTATATGGGCGTGCTGATGAAATAATGAGGCTTGCACCGATACGTTTGCCGTATATTCAAGAGGCTTTGCTTCTTAATGCGATGAATGCCATTGAAGAGTATGCCGTATGGGGCGGTGTACCACGTTATTGGGAATTGAGGGAAAACAGAAGTTCGCTTGATGATGCCCTGTGGCGCAATATCCTTTCTGTAAATGGAACTCTTTATGAAGAGCCTATAAAACTGTTTCAGGATGATGTCAAGGATATTGTCAAGACTTCAACGATCATGTCTTATATCGGGACTGGTGCAAACCGGCTTTCTGAGATTGCAGCACGATGCAATGAGCCGGCAACCAATCTGTCGCGTCCGTTGAAGAAACTTATCGATCTCGGATTCTTGGAAAAAGATGTTCCGTTCGGTATTGATGAGAAGAATGCGAAAAAGAGCCTCTACAAGATAGCCGATCCGTTTATGGCATTCTACTATCAGTTTGTTGTTCCTAATCGCTCGTTTATCGAGTTTGGACGTCGTTTGCCCATAGAACAGGCTTTGACTGCTCATTTCTCTGAGTATGTGAGTATGCAGTGGGAAAAACTGTGTCGGGATGCCGTAACAGGAAATCTTGTTAACGGAATAGTTTATGGCAAGGCAAAACGTTGGTGGGGTTCTGTTCTCAATGAGGACAAAAAGCCGGAACAAGTTGAATTTGATGTGATGGCAGAATCGCTTGATAAAAAGTATCTTTTGGTCGGTGAATGCAAATGGACAACCCAAGAGAACGGCAAACAACTGACAGCCGAACTTCTCCGCAAAGCTAATCTGCTGCCGTTTGCCAAGAACTACACCGTCGTTCCAGTGCTGTTCCTTAAGAACGCTCCGAAAGATGATGCTGGGAATACGATGTTGCCGAAATATATAATTGAGTTGATGAGATAA
- a CDS encoding DNA-methyltransferase translates to MRPEEIQNRIINGRCEEVLKDLDDDSIDFILTSPPYADKRDYAIENTSSSPAEYLDWFKPMAKEIHRVLKNNGSFVLNISDKVVNGIQQIYVFELVVYLCRELHFHLVRDYIWYNPATPPNIYSTGKYGRTKKSHEYCFWFSKSMKWTFNMDPIRKPYSKDMQKFLDGKGKGGRTENTRPSTHNFNCGVKWKNNGGSDPGSVISIGNTNSNDLFFKLCKERGVSHPARFPEKLAAFFILAGTNEGDIVLDPFSGSGTTCLVAKLYNRRWIGIDANNDYCELATLRIEREENERE, encoded by the coding sequence ATGAGGCCAGAGGAGATTCAAAATAGGATAATAAACGGAAGATGTGAAGAGGTATTAAAAGATCTTGATGATGATAGTATTGATTTCATTCTAACATCCCCGCCATATGCTGATAAAAGAGATTACGCTATTGAAAATACTTCTTCATCTCCTGCAGAATATCTTGATTGGTTTAAGCCAATGGCAAAAGAGATTCATCGTGTTTTAAAAAACAATGGAAGTTTTGTTTTGAATATTAGTGATAAGGTAGTAAATGGCATTCAGCAAATATATGTTTTTGAATTGGTTGTATATCTTTGTAGAGAACTCCATTTTCATTTAGTACGCGATTATATTTGGTATAACCCGGCAACTCCGCCCAATATTTATTCTACGGGGAAATATGGGAGAACAAAAAAATCTCATGAATATTGTTTTTGGTTTAGTAAATCTATGAAGTGGACTTTTAATATGGATCCGATTCGGAAACCTTATAGCAAGGATATGCAGAAGTTTCTTGACGGTAAAGGGAAAGGGGGGAGAACTGAGAATACTCGCCCCAGTACCCATAATTTTAATTGTGGAGTAAAATGGAAAAATAACGGAGGGTCTGATCCCGGAAGTGTAATTTCTATTGGCAATACGAATAGTAATGATTTATTCTTTAAACTTTGTAAAGAAAGAGGAGTGAGTCATCCGGCAAGATTTCCAGAAAAGCTAGCGGCATTCTTTATTCTTGCTGGAACCAATGAAGGCGATATCGTTTTGGATCCTTTCTCTGGTTCAGGAACAACTTGTTTAGTTGCAAAACTGTATAATAGACGTTGGATAGGAATTGATGCTAATAATGATTATTGTGAACTCGCAACATTAAGAATTGAGCGTGAGGAGAATGAAAGGGAATAA